In Nostoc sp. UHCC 0926, a single genomic region encodes these proteins:
- a CDS encoding TVP38/TMEM64 family protein — translation MWNLKTGILLLTLSCIIATGLALYLIGGIEPAKIQALLKSSGIWAPIIYVALYVVATMLVLPSTVLNLTGGAIFGPWLGTFWTSVGAVIAAIIAFIFTRTIGRKTVANRLAGRWQAMDAEVRRGGLFYMFAIRLVPIMPYGLVNFVAGLTSISFKDYVLGTTLGTVPSVLPFVLLGSSGLKAVNTGDFLPLLLALGLSGILVGGSTWYRHRRTFPKKAVENLKKSEPSDYTNPKKK, via the coding sequence GTGTGGAACTTAAAAACTGGTATTTTATTACTCACATTGAGTTGCATTATTGCAACTGGTCTAGCACTATATCTGATTGGCGGTATTGAACCAGCAAAAATTCAAGCATTGCTGAAATCTTCTGGAATCTGGGCACCTATTATTTATGTTGCCTTGTACGTTGTGGCAACTATGTTAGTTTTGCCCTCAACAGTGCTTAATTTGACTGGAGGTGCAATTTTTGGACCTTGGCTGGGTACTTTTTGGACTAGTGTTGGAGCAGTTATTGCAGCAATAATTGCCTTTATTTTTACTCGGACTATTGGACGCAAAACAGTTGCAAACCGACTAGCAGGACGCTGGCAAGCTATGGATGCTGAGGTGCGTCGTGGAGGGCTTTTTTATATGTTTGCCATCCGACTAGTACCGATCATGCCATATGGTTTGGTCAACTTTGTCGCTGGACTGACTTCGATTAGCTTTAAAGATTATGTTCTAGGTACAACACTTGGTACTGTTCCTAGTGTCTTACCTTTTGTACTACTAGGTAGTTCTGGTCTGAAGGCAGTCAATACAGGCGATTTCTTGCCGTTACTACTCGCCTTAGGCTTATCTGGAATACTGGTAGGAGGGTCTACTTGGTATCGCCATCGTCGGACTTTTCCCAAAAAAGCTGTAGAAAACCTGAAAAAATCAGAACCTTCAGATTACACAAATCCGAAGAAGAAATAA
- a CDS encoding glycosyltransferase family 2 protein, producing the protein MIPKYSLIVPIYNEEEIIPELYRRLNAVMNRMDGPVELILINDGSRDRSLQLLRDLHQKDPRICYLSFARNFGHQIAVTAGLNFVRGQVIVILDADLQDPPELIPDMIEKWRQGYQVVYAQRTQRLKEGWFKRFTAYFFYRLLKKLADVEIPTDTGDFCLMDRQIVDILNSMPERNRYIRGLRSWVGFQQTAIRFERNPRFAGEVKYTFSKSLALAINGLVSFSIVPLRLSTYLGLVAAVAAIFMALLVLYWRLFLPHSPLTGFTIILMAIFFLGSVQLVSVGILGEYIGRIYEEVKARPLYTLAEVGGLHYKSSNSTNNSDKLGNLEDATPQNGDKY; encoded by the coding sequence ATGATACCAAAGTATTCATTGATTGTTCCAATTTATAATGAAGAAGAAATTATTCCTGAACTTTACCGCAGACTCAATGCAGTAATGAATCGGATGGATGGCCCTGTAGAATTAATTTTAATCAATGATGGTAGCCGCGATCGCTCCCTACAATTACTACGAGACCTCCATCAAAAAGACCCGCGCATTTGCTATCTGAGCTTTGCTCGTAACTTTGGTCACCAGATTGCAGTTACTGCTGGTCTTAATTTTGTCCGGGGTCAAGTTATCGTCATCCTCGATGCTGACTTACAAGATCCACCAGAACTAATCCCAGATATGATTGAAAAATGGCGACAGGGCTATCAAGTCGTCTACGCTCAACGCACTCAACGCCTCAAAGAAGGATGGTTTAAGCGTTTTACTGCCTACTTTTTTTATCGCCTCCTCAAGAAGCTTGCAGATGTAGAGATTCCTACTGATACTGGTGATTTTTGTTTAATGGATCGGCAGATCGTAGATATTCTCAATTCTATGCCAGAACGCAACCGCTACATTCGTGGTCTGCGTTCTTGGGTTGGCTTTCAGCAAACAGCAATTCGGTTCGAGCGCAACCCCCGCTTTGCTGGGGAAGTTAAATACACTTTCAGCAAATCCTTGGCGCTTGCCATTAATGGTCTAGTATCCTTTTCAATAGTGCCATTGCGGTTATCAACCTACTTGGGGTTAGTAGCAGCGGTGGCGGCTATCTTCATGGCTTTATTAGTCTTGTATTGGCGTCTTTTTCTGCCCCATTCGCCTTTAACTGGGTTTACAATTATTTTGATGGCAATTTTCTTTCTGGGATCTGTGCAGTTAGTCAGTGTTGGCATCTTAGGCGAATATATAGGGCGGATCTACGAAGAAGTTAAAGCTAGGCCCCTCTATACTTTGGCTGAGGTAGGTGGTTTACATTACAAATCCTCCAACTCAACGAACAATTCTGACAAACTAGGTAATTTAGAAGATGCAACGCCTCAAAATGGAGACAAGTATTGA
- a CDS encoding FAD-binding protein, with protein MLKTLTTDFELDLEADVLVIGGGPAGTWAAWSAASSGARVVLVDKGYCGTTGCAAASGNGVWYVPPDPEARETAKASRESLGGFLSDRNWMDRVLNQTYVNVNQLAEWGYPFPTDDEGKPYRRSLQGPEYMRLMRRQIQRAGVRILDNSPALELLVDDDGAVAGATGVNRQTGSKWIVRSPATIIATGGCAFLSKALGCNVLTGDGYLMAAEAGAEMSGMEFSNAYGISPAFSSVTKTLFYNWATFTYEDGTVIPGASSHRRSVIAETLLQQPVYAIIDKAAESMHSSMRLAQPNFFLPFDRAGIDPFTQRFPVTLRLEGTVRGTGGIRIVDESCSSSVRGLYAAGDAATRELICGGFTGGGSHNAAWAISSGYWSGKSAAEYTRSLGEHKAQRHVKGVGEVVLQSGSDRSQTLATNEIVQAVQAEVFPYEKNYFRTEQGLTESLGRLNHLWQELRSSQVTSDKELIRAREAAAMVATARWMYSSAIERKETRGMHRHLDYPELDANQQHYLISGGLDQVWVKVQPLESTEKLPSKIGALV; from the coding sequence ATGCTGAAGACGTTAACAACCGATTTTGAACTCGACTTAGAAGCAGATGTGCTTGTGATTGGAGGTGGGCCAGCTGGAACTTGGGCGGCATGGAGTGCTGCATCAAGTGGAGCTAGAGTTGTCCTCGTAGACAAAGGATATTGTGGTACGACTGGATGCGCCGCTGCATCTGGTAATGGTGTGTGGTATGTGCCACCCGATCCAGAAGCACGAGAAACAGCAAAGGCAAGTCGGGAATCGTTGGGTGGGTTTTTATCCGATCGCAACTGGATGGATCGAGTCCTGAATCAGACCTATGTAAACGTCAATCAGTTAGCAGAGTGGGGTTATCCCTTTCCCACCGACGACGAAGGCAAACCCTATCGGCGATCGCTGCAAGGCCCAGAATATATGCGGCTGATGCGGCGGCAAATTCAACGGGCAGGAGTAAGAATTTTAGACAACAGCCCCGCCTTAGAACTACTGGTAGATGACGATGGTGCTGTTGCTGGTGCAACGGGTGTAAACCGTCAAACTGGTAGTAAATGGATAGTGCGATCGCCAGCCACGATCATTGCTACAGGCGGCTGTGCTTTCTTGAGTAAAGCGTTAGGATGCAACGTCCTGACAGGGGATGGTTATCTGATGGCGGCTGAAGCAGGTGCTGAGATGTCGGGTATGGAATTTTCCAATGCTTATGGCATCTCCCCCGCCTTTTCTTCAGTTACCAAAACCCTGTTCTATAATTGGGCAACCTTCACCTATGAAGACGGGACTGTGATTCCGGGGGCAAGTTCTCATAGACGTTCAGTAATTGCCGAGACATTGCTGCAACAGCCAGTTTACGCCATTATAGACAAAGCGGCTGAATCGATGCACTCATCTATGCGTTTAGCACAGCCTAACTTCTTTTTACCCTTTGACCGTGCAGGCATTGATCCATTTACCCAACGTTTCCCTGTGACTCTGCGCCTAGAGGGTACTGTGCGCGGTACCGGAGGAATTCGGATTGTAGATGAGAGTTGTAGCAGTTCTGTACGGGGACTCTATGCGGCTGGAGATGCCGCCACACGCGAACTGATTTGTGGCGGCTTTACTGGTGGTGGTAGTCACAATGCTGCTTGGGCAATATCTTCTGGCTATTGGTCTGGGAAATCGGCTGCTGAATATACCCGCAGTTTGGGGGAACATAAAGCTCAACGCCATGTTAAAGGTGTTGGAGAAGTAGTATTACAGAGTGGGAGCGATCGCTCTCAAACCTTGGCAACTAATGAAATTGTTCAAGCAGTCCAAGCTGAAGTCTTTCCCTATGAAAAGAACTATTTCCGTACAGAACAAGGCTTAACCGAGTCTTTAGGTAGGCTAAATCATCTTTGGCAAGAACTCCGCAGTAGCCAGGTAACGTCAGATAAAGAACTAATCCGGGCGCGAGAAGCTGCGGCGATGGTAGCCACAGCGCGATGGATGTACAGCAGTGCCATTGAACGTAAAGAAACTCGTGGGATGCACAGACATCTAGACTATCCAGAACTTGATGCTAACCAGCAACATTACCTGATTAGTGGCGGATTAGATCAAGTCTGGGTGAAGGTTCAGCCTTTAGAGAGTACAGAAAAGTTACCATCCAAAATAGGAGCATTAGTGTGA
- a CDS encoding 4Fe-4S dicluster domain-containing protein, which yields MIELVSESRCINCNICVNICPTNVFDRVPDAPPTIARQSDCQTCYMCELYCPVDALYVAPESDMQTSVNEAELAEVGLLGSYRENIGWGHKRTSTAKVDQTFQILKQMK from the coding sequence GTGATTGAGTTGGTCAGCGAGTCGCGGTGCATAAATTGTAATATCTGCGTGAACATTTGCCCGACCAACGTGTTTGACCGTGTACCTGATGCACCGCCAACCATTGCTAGACAGAGTGACTGCCAAACCTGTTATATGTGCGAATTGTATTGTCCAGTTGATGCTCTTTATGTTGCACCAGAAAGCGACATGCAGACTTCAGTCAACGAGGCAGAATTGGCAGAAGTTGGGCTACTGGGTAGTTATCGGGAAAACATCGGTTGGGGACATAAACGGACTTCAACAGCAAAAGTCGATCAAACATTCCAAATTTTGAAGCAGATGAAATAG
- a CDS encoding ABC transporter substrate-binding protein, which translates to MLWFPVGTGSIGKNIAIFNLVRYRYADRPNPLTPFPTREGGKIQSLSPFRREVWREVKTVTRPIENRYKLPSKLSTSLTCVLLLLTTACSQGETKSAQSLKAINTNSAIAASNSISTLRIGYVGSVEPTGPLGWAKKKGILDRELQKLGFKNITFARFPNGPDLNEALVAGQLDVGSLGDTPAIVLRARGVETRLLRITQFNTTAWLVAKKNGPRSLAELKGQKIATQKGSYMHRYLLGLLAEAKIAKDVKVVHLMTTEAKAALERGDVAAYATSSDLGPFLKSQGFPVIDSSANHQGLSGTSLVVATESFLAKQPDFPQKFNAILTEATKDLKANSEKYYQYHAQITKYPVDIIKVSFPLKQVSEEPLPAEGVKLLEGTKNFLVSQGLAKSNFKLTDWAVNKQQR; encoded by the coding sequence ATGCTGTGGTTCCCAGTAGGAACAGGTTCTATCGGTAAAAATATAGCCATTTTCAATTTGGTGAGGTACAGGTATGCAGACAGACCTAACCCCCTAACCCCCTTCCCGACGCGGGAAGGGGGAAAAATTCAAAGCCTCTCTCCTTTTAGGAGAGAGGTTTGGAGAGAGGTCAAAACTGTAACTCGCCCAATCGAGAACCGCTATAAACTTCCTTCAAAATTATCAACCTCATTAACTTGTGTCCTACTGCTACTAACTACAGCATGTAGCCAAGGTGAAACTAAATCTGCTCAATCCCTTAAGGCGATTAATACCAATAGCGCTATAGCTGCATCTAACAGCATTTCTACCCTACGAATAGGTTATGTAGGTAGTGTAGAACCTACAGGGCCACTTGGTTGGGCAAAGAAAAAGGGAATATTAGATCGTGAGCTACAAAAACTAGGATTTAAAAACATTACTTTTGCACGATTTCCTAACGGGCCGGATCTAAATGAGGCGCTTGTCGCAGGTCAACTAGATGTCGGTTCTTTAGGCGATACACCAGCCATAGTTCTGAGAGCCAGAGGTGTTGAAACCCGACTGCTGCGGATCACCCAATTTAATACAACCGCCTGGCTAGTTGCGAAAAAGAATGGCCCGCGATCGCTGGCTGAACTTAAGGGTCAGAAAATAGCTACCCAAAAAGGTTCTTATATGCATCGATACCTGCTGGGTCTATTAGCTGAAGCTAAAATTGCCAAAGATGTAAAAGTTGTCCACTTGATGACTACTGAGGCAAAAGCAGCTTTAGAACGTGGTGATGTAGCAGCTTATGCAACCTCAAGTGATCTGGGGCCTTTTCTGAAATCACAAGGGTTTCCAGTGATTGATTCTTCTGCGAATCATCAGGGTCTTTCAGGAACATCATTAGTTGTAGCGACTGAAAGCTTTCTGGCGAAACAGCCTGATTTTCCTCAGAAATTTAATGCAATCTTGACAGAAGCAACCAAGGATTTAAAAGCTAATTCTGAAAAATATTATCAGTACCACGCCCAAATTACTAAATATCCCGTCGATATCATCAAAGTATCGTTCCCACTCAAACAGGTGTCAGAAGAACCATTACCAGCCGAGGGTGTGAAACTTTTAGAAGGCACTAAGAATTTTTTAGTTTCGCAGGGTTTAGCAAAGTCGAATTTTAAATTAACAGATTGGGCTGTGAACAAACAACAGCGTTAA
- a CDS encoding amidohydrolase family protein: MTIALDRPQKTKSAQIREKLGYPIIDTDVHTQEFPPAFLDYLEQVAGTAIAQRFQEHLPGASRSKWFKQSWDERRTHRTARPPFWTRPTNDPLNLATVSLPKLLHERLQEAGTDFAVVYPNLATMAPHIGNEEMRRAVCRAANTYHADIFRPYSDRLTPIAAIPMNTPEEAIAELEYAVKVLGLKAIQIPGHIRRPIPAFEKYGEEVANEAIWIDTFGLDSKYDYDPFWAKCVELKVVPTTHSSGMGWINRRSISNYQYNHIGHFASAAEALCKSLFFGGVTHRFPTLKFAFLEGGAAWGASLYTDLIWHWDTRNKDHMVENNNPANVNYEELLELYTRYGGELVHGRLDQLGSGLGFHADLISPLEPGDLDEFAVAGVTKPEDIRDRFLNHFYFGTESDDTRVAQAFNRKANPYGERVKAFLGSDSGHWDVPDITAIAANTYSMVERKIITEEDLQYFLSIHPLELYTSLNRDFFKGTAVEKTADEFLAGKLS, encoded by the coding sequence ATGACTATTGCACTAGACCGTCCACAAAAAACCAAGTCTGCTCAAATTCGGGAAAAACTGGGTTATCCGATCATCGACACCGATGTACATACCCAAGAGTTTCCCCCAGCATTTTTGGACTATTTAGAGCAAGTTGCTGGAACTGCGATCGCACAACGTTTTCAAGAACACTTACCTGGCGCATCTCGCTCTAAATGGTTCAAGCAATCTTGGGATGAACGCCGCACTCACCGCACCGCCCGCCCTCCCTTCTGGACTCGTCCCACTAATGATCCCCTAAATTTAGCTACCGTTAGTTTGCCGAAGTTGCTACATGAACGCTTACAAGAAGCTGGTACAGACTTTGCCGTTGTGTACCCCAACTTGGCAACAATGGCACCACACATCGGTAATGAAGAAATGCGGCGGGCTGTTTGCCGTGCAGCTAACACCTACCACGCTGACATTTTCCGCCCTTATAGCGATCGCTTAACACCCATTGCTGCCATTCCCATGAATACGCCCGAAGAGGCGATCGCAGAATTGGAATATGCGGTGAAAGTGCTGGGACTCAAAGCAATTCAAATCCCCGGACATATCCGCCGCCCGATTCCCGCCTTTGAGAAGTATGGCGAAGAAGTAGCTAACGAAGCCATTTGGATTGATACCTTTGGCTTGGATAGTAAATATGATTACGATCCCTTCTGGGCGAAGTGCGTAGAACTGAAAGTTGTACCCACCACCCACTCTTCCGGTATGGGTTGGATAAATCGGCGTTCCATTAGCAATTACCAATACAACCATATTGGTCATTTTGCATCGGCTGCGGAAGCATTATGTAAATCTTTATTCTTTGGTGGTGTAACTCACCGCTTCCCTACACTCAAGTTTGCCTTTTTAGAAGGAGGTGCAGCTTGGGGTGCTAGTTTGTACACCGATTTGATTTGGCACTGGGATACCCGTAATAAAGATCATATGGTGGAAAACAACAATCCCGCCAATGTTAATTATGAAGAACTGCTGGAACTCTATACCCGCTATGGTGGTGAACTAGTACATGGTCGTTTGGATCAACTAGGCAGTGGTTTAGGTTTCCACGCTGACTTAATATCTCCCCTAGAACCAGGTGATTTAGATGAATTCGCTGTTGCAGGAGTTACCAAGCCAGAGGATATCCGCGATCGCTTCTTGAATCACTTTTACTTCGGTACAGAATCAGATGATACCCGTGTAGCTCAAGCGTTTAACCGCAAAGCTAATCCTTACGGTGAGCGTGTTAAAGCATTCTTAGGTTCCGATTCTGGTCACTGGGACGTACCTGATATTACTGCGATCGCTGCTAATACCTATTCAATGGTAGAGCGCAAGATTATCACTGAAGAAGATTTGCAGTATTTCTTGTCAATTCATCCATTGGAGTTGTACACCAGCCTGAATCGTGACTTCTTTAAAGGTACGGCTGTTGAGAAAACCGCAGATGAATTTTTGGCTGGGAAATTAAGTTAA